The DNA segment tttaattcactttgacgataaaataatattacaataatttcaacttCATTAAAACTTCCAACACATGCGTTCGAAATAAAGAAATAAGTAAACTTGGAAATTTACACATTATTTGGAAACGATTTAGAAGTTATTTCCATAGACATTCTCATCACTGTATGCTATGTACAAGAAGAAATCCTCTTCATGGTGttcctgaaaatgaaaaaaacaagaattagaaacaaacaataaatcaaatgtgattttttattgaaaaaataatactaCATCTTGATTTAGCACTCGtgaatcaattgataaatgaattaatcaaccACTCAATTATGACTGatgcaaattataataaagtagTGTGAAATATCTGCATAAATTCTGACAAAgtcatgaagaaaaaaaatattttcaatgcttGACATAAATTTCAATAGAAGTATTCTTCacacaatattacaagaaaagCATACGATAAACGTGTAtgtcaaaatattgataatgtcTTTCCCTATATTTCTcaactaataattaattctcTTTCTCTTGCTTTTCGAGTTCAAAACTGATAGTTCAGATAACGAACCTGTCTAGTTGCACAATTATTCATGAGTGATTATTTCATAAGTGAAACTACGCGCTGTTTCACAAaagtatattttttacaatggcAGAACGAGAGCAATTCTGCAACTAATTATTTGCGATTATGTCATCTCTTTGCTTGTTCAATGTAAAAATGTTATCAATTTTGTATAGAATACTTTTCAGGATTCATGATAAGTTATTGACCAAAACAATGAGTTCTCCCAGGTCCTAATAAAATAGAACTAAACATTATACGAGATAATGATAAGAAACTATGTCATCAACTATCTTTGTTCAATCATAGTTACTAGACAGAAATTTAACGGGAATGAAGTTTTGCAACAAAAGAAAAAGCTTTGGTTCAAAATAAACTTTCAACAATCctacataatattaaatttcctaCCTCAACAAGTACCGTACAccataataattttcatgttcTCAAGAAATTCCACCTCATTTGTTCGGAATACAGTGAAACAATACATTAGAACTAATGGAATagaacaaagaaaaatataccACATATTAAGAGAAAATAACTATGAACAATATGATGACTGAGTTCAATGAATCAAATTCAATATCTGTCAAAAAGTGTAATAGAGAGAATCAAAAActgaattcaattataaaattgaagaaaacaaatagAGTACTTGAAaagattaaattaaatttctttactaaaaaatataaactactGTCCCAGCATTGCTGTCATTGAGCTTACGGTAAACAgaatgttcaatattttttatttcctgataCCGAAAAGTGTTATTCCAAGATGTGCGGTATTCAAGAAACATGAAAATTGGTACAGAAGAACGAACAAATTCCATAAATTAAAGATTTGTCTTAGAAACATATTATGTTTTATGTTAAATTCCACAGCAACTGATTACTGTTTTTCCTAGTATTTTTAATGCataatccaaaaattatttcaagatatGCTACGTGTCATTTTCAAATATGTTGACATTATTCGAACTttttagaatgaatattgtgtaTATCACCTGGTAGAGAGATCCCATAGTTGCGCTTGTTGGGGGAATAACATTGTTGACGAAGAAAAACAGAGCATCTTCAGGTCGGAGGTGAACACGCTTCCTGATGAGGAAATAGAATTGGCCGACGGTCAGATCAGATGGCACCAAGTACTTCTTCTTATCGAGATCACCGATTCTTGCTTTTGGAGCTTTTTCAACAATCACCTGCAAATCAATTTTGTTGTGAAATTATTTACAAGGTAGGTATCATatcatacaataatttattgatggaaataaagaACACTCACATTTTTGGACGTCAGTTTGTTTGTAACCTATGTGAATGAAAATCATAAATCAAAGTAATTGGTCAGACTCGATGATATGCATACCAGCAGAAAACTTCTGTCAAACATGTAATTTTTAgactttgaaaatttatttatcagtAATGGTGGATcaagaaaatcaataataatacttttgtaGTTTTATTTGCTACAGTTTGTTATACTTGAAAGTATTTCAAGTCCGAATTAGATTATTGAAAATCTTTAATGAGTTTTAGATCTTTATAGGCAGCTAGATTACTTATTTGccaacatttttatattttattaaaactcGTAAATATTCTGATTGAGActaattattcaagaaaaaagaCCGTTGAAGGATTTGCAAGAAAACTAAGTTTCAAATTATAAgcagaattgaataatttcagtttccaaaaataaatgtttatttgaaaacAATGTATAAATCGGAAAAAATTATTCGCTTTAGCAAACTTGCTTTTATGGTATTATCGTTGTTATGTTATTAATgcttctttcctttattatgcCGTCTTAGCACATTATCTTGGTTTCAAGCATCCTACATAGACTACAGATGTGGGCTACctacttcaagtttttaatttctctaaaatgttcagtttgacaagttttcagtttacgGTTTCATTCTTACCAAGTGAGCTCTTCCacaaattttatttctatctATTTACCATTAAGTTACAAGTTATGGTTGATATCTAACCCAACAAAAAAATCAGCAATATGATACTTTGCTCGAGTGGTCGTAGATAAAATAGGCCTACTGCATGCAACGATTTTATTAGGTCTGTAAAACACTCATATTATAATACCGTTTTATTAACTACTACCTATATAAagtataattaaataaacaatattaattatGTTGCATAAAATTAATACCGTAAGtggaatgaaaaaatacaaatcagCAGTTATCAAGCATGTCAGCGAAAGAAATGACGTTTAAAAAATGGATGATCTTCTCCCATGAGAAattactaaattattaattattgtttattgcgTTCCAGtttttattattccagttttagTTAATAGTGTACTAATTCATTTAAAAGTATTGTTAAAAGTCGTAAACTATATAGCACCAATATAACCTACTACACATTATTCTCTTTTACTTcacaaattttatcaatctaCATCAGTTACGGAATGCTATTTATCATGCAAGAGATTCTTCAAATCTAATATACGATACCTACACAAAAAACTCAAGAAATTGACTACAAATATTAGAAATCCAAAcaagtaaaaatgataaataaatataggctaAAACGTTTGTTTAGAAAACTGTAATCTTAAACATTCAAGAATCCTGTTATCTTTTACAACACAAAGAATAGAAGTtctatagaataaaaaaatacatttttataaaaatgttcaagaaaattGAGGTGCTTGTTTTAATCTTAGTAAAATTAGCAAAATACGTCCATTCTCAAGTGCGTTTGTTAATTCCAACAATTAAGCAGCTTATTTAAATACAATGAAAGGGCTTGAATATTCATTATCTAACGTTATTTAAACTTTCCAAATAAAGAACATGAAAGAATAATGAATAGGCGTATATAtgagtttaaaattatttatatacggtgtataataaattaaaatgacAAAGAAAATTTATAACCTTCGCGTCACTACCAGTGGCAAATTGCCAACATATATCACCGCTACTATAAATAAACTAGCAAGAAACTAATTACTGGAAGTTAAAAGGAgtattaaacttgaaacaaaaagAAAAAGCTATTTCACCAACTAAGTTAAAATGTGTTTTGTTCAAACCAACTATGTTAAATTGGTTCATctataagttaattaaaattacttcaatattaaaaatgaattttaaatttgtctGGTCAGAATATACAAGTAGGATGCAATAACTATCAAATATGCAATTAGCTTTGTTGAGCAAACAATAGATTAGGCTATTACGCATCAAAATAATTGACATTGCAcaacataattaattatttaaaagaaaacaataaatgtgcaattttatgataactgtggaaaaaagaatatatttttttaaaatatagaaataaaactactatgcaaaatttgataataattaaaaaacttaCGGGAACTCTGTCAGGGTACTTTCGTCTGACTTTCTCGCCTTCACTTTTCCTCTTTTCAAAAGGCTGCTCTTCTTTATATTGGAAtttcatattgaaaaatttaaatatatacACAAATCTAAATCAAGTTTTCTAAATCCTTTTAAACAAAGAATAATTCACGATCGCAAAGAAATTTTTATGTTCAATCAATTGACATTAGCTCGACTACAACTGAGACTGACTATTCAATAACAAAAACACTAGCTGGGCTGACAGCCTGTTTTCTTATCAAATCAGCTGCTCATGGTCAAGTAGAGAAAGTAGTTCTGAATATTTAGACCttaaatcatctttttaattttataataatgagagaaattaatagaaatattcCATCCATTACTTTCAGATATGTTTTTACTGttgaaatgaatttatgatTCATAATATTACACAAAAGAATGTAAAATAGTTCATTATATCACTACGCCTTCCATGTAGAGCTTGAGGATTTCAGGCGAGactgtaattaattaattttgaacagTTCTATCTTCCATGTAAATATTGGAATGGtgacaaataaaattaaaaattgatatatcaATGATAACAGTACAACAAATATACAATATTGTTACACAGCCCCAGACTACATTTCAACGTATTTTGTCTGGTCACATAGAAATCACCAAAGAAATTGCTCAAATTGGTAGTGAACGTTTGTGGTTAATTGTTCGAAAAGTGTACATCAAGTAGTTGTGAGCCACTACATTTTTGGGTCGCATGGATATTTTTTATGAGCCACTTAGACTAGATAGACTAATACTTTGTCAGCTAATTCACTGAAAGaactggaatttgaaaaaaaaatatttcaagacAGTTGTAGCATTGAGCAATTAATTCAATGCATTtttcattgcatgcaatattaattattcagctgacagctgatttttaatgataaattactacaattttttcttatttttcaatgtaatccTGTTGAATCCTGATGGGGCAAAGTGGTGACCAGGTGaatcaatttttctaaattaagtTGATATTTTTAATGGTTCAACGAATATCATgtcatgaaaatttgaagttgattgatgagaagaattattggaaattgaCATAGAATAtacaaaaatcgaaaaacttgatGAGCACAAGACAAAAAAGTAACTGATAACTAGTTTAACAAGTTGGATTGTAGCTACTGCAAGATCAACCCAAGACACTAACCTTCCAAACCCAAACTTAAACCTTATGAACCTGAACTGGAATCCCAACCTTACAAATCCAGCCCGACTTGACCTttaaaacctaacctaacctcctagtagttctgtgaacagtagacctcgctcatgaatacaactgtcaatctaatgagaagggccagtacaataagtacagtatattgtgaagatttagccatgtcatctattattttctccattgaaagtgctagagacactgtttgaagggacactggacttatcaaggaggtacctttatatcaaatacatacaaattttacCTTTTAAATGGAAAAGACTGAGTACTTGTCAAAagaccacagattcattgatacttagaaagaccggtttcggtctttatctgagattgacaatggtgtaatcaccaaaaccggtctttctaggtatcaataaatctgtggttttttgacaatttcttaggcgggatgcacaccggagaaggCGTTttgtgaaaaaagtttcaggaaacgtgaaacgagAGTTGCTCcacgcaatcgactgataagattgaGCAGGGagcgtttcttttgtatgcatgcgcgagtgaaacggattgcatgaaacaagtttcatgaaagagggcttcacgaaatgcgtttctccggtgtgcatcccgccttagcctttttcatttaatatgaataattaccacaatatcaacttctcaactatacaaaaagaaaaacaaaattaacctTTATACCTTTAGATACAATtgtttttctacaactgcagaaTTGGACTccaatataataaagattttttaaaattatttattaattaattgataaatcaagttaataataataggaTGATTAAATcttaattattctatctaatcataataatttattagaaattttgctattataataatttattttataatgatatattattagaataagatagaaCAATTTCTATCaccagcaaaaaaaaaattggtgtGAACGAGATATGAACCTGGGTCCCACAAACATGAATTgaacatgaattgctgtatcttcaaagacacatccTTTCTGGATAGAGGTTAGTCTACAGtattttaaattacaaaaaaccagaggtcttatcaaaaatcgttacacatacgtttctgcacCTTGTTTCAAAGAGCGTGCAtatcaaatttcatccaaatctgacaataactgcgactgtaactgcggtacaaacaaacagacaaaggCTGATCGAGTCAAAACTATAAGACCTCAGCTTTGCTTTGGTCAATGAACAAAATGTAATGTCAAACCCTACCTGAGACCTTGAACTTTCTAGTATGGTATGCCTTCATTACTAATTTATGTGGAtgattactatagtgaggtccacgttgtaatgacagtgtttgattagcaagatattgctatccttatctattattcaacaaataggatagtgctatctctttctcttttagCACTATAGCGCTATCTTTGCCTATATTGtattttgacaatgtagaattaataatcaattaacaaaatatttcatcttaattattaaaattcattatgaaattatagaaaaatataacttcttgcctaataggatataatatattattttaatagaaaatgaGCAGTcaatattgcatcaataaacctgtatcagctaccatctatactGCTATcaactgctattataacgtgaacctcactataggttagAATGATTTCAAAAACATTGCTATGCTTCAAAACCTGACCTGGAAATCCCACTTCATTTTAAACACAGAATACTGTGTTTACTCACATATACTTGATATGTTTAAACCTTGCCTATTCTGACCTTAATTATTGCTTCTGGTAGGCACTATAATCTTTCCAGTTGACAGAATGCCTACCAGAATCACAGACAAGCAATGATTGTATATGTGGAATATGGGTAATATTTTATCTAGCCACACCACAAAAGATTATAAGCACATAATATAATAGAAAGTGAGAACAATTTGTGAGGAAGGACAGCCCTCAACGATTTACGGTTTCTAGTCTTTTTCATTACATTGACTCTCatgaattacatttttttctaatgtTATTTTCTTATTTGGCAAAAGGTATaaaatctatttcattcattcagcAGTCCATTGTCAACATTTTGACACCAAAAGTGATTATATCATTAatcgagcaaagtgaggtctaagataaTAGGTctaagtcgatggtttggcatttctcttaatgtttgaatgtttatattatgtttaaaGCACTtcattgacatgggctacttttaaattaatgaaacaaaataaaatcttatagcaccctttatttaaaaaaaacttttgaaaaagtttttcaaaagtttttttttaaataaagagtGCTATGagattttattctgttttattagtttatatgtttatatgttgggcatttacggtgaaacatggtaatagattttcatgaaatttgacaggtatgtttctttttaaattgcacgtcgacgtacatacaaggtttttggaaattttgcatctcaaggataatatgaaaggaaaaaggagtctcctttatacgccaatattagagtaaaaatcagactatagaattattcatcataaatcagctatcgagtgtgtttaaaatgtttatatgttgcacatttatgGCAAAaggcagtaatagattttcatgaaatttgacaggtatgttccttttcaaattgcacctcgacgtatatacaaggttcttgaaaatttaaaaattttggaaatttataaaTCGCTGGAttataaatagttggtgtatcagtgtggatgtgcatatggtttTGGACGTCCTTCAGTTATAAATGtagttatttattctattgataaaatttttgttcattatatttgttattagattcttcaatttttataagttttggaattttgaattctcaatttgtttcatttttacttttttcataagtatttgtatttttcatttttgaattgggTGGTATTTTCGTTGtttgcattatttattattgcataagttcatatatttttttatcattatttttcttttttcacttgtatctgtaaaatttttattgttaaggtgacatatttggggaaacccattgtctccattgtgaataaataaatagataaatgaactattgattgcatgcaataacacATGCACTTAATAACTAAAATGACATAGTATTATTGCCTCTCGAACTTTCtatgctttgaacttgggctgtcctgttgccagtatgtcttgaaggcaGCTTTTGATgtaagcatttttgatacaccaaccccaacagccaacAGCCTTTAGCCGTTTTCActccgatatctcgccgacaggACATatagacaggatttactctgatggacagtataagaggaggctgtgatCTATAACTTTgcgaggtctattgttcacagaactaatagtagTTTAGATATGATTAGATATGATGTTTATGCTTGTATTTCATTTCACTGTACagaagaaaatacatttttcaaaatgtgcACTGATACAAGTCGCAAAcggtgctatagtgaggtccaagttataatggcagtggataaagatagaccAACAGCGTTGCCTGTTCTCTAcctttataaattaattttttacatggtcaaaaacagatttggcatcgttgcgaagctaaaaaaggatagagctatctgctttgttgaatgttagacaaggatagcaacatcaaagtgttaaccaaatactgtcattatgacgtggacctcactatataaaatGTTGATAAAGCAGAAAGCAGAATGTACTTAACTTGCTTgaatcaaaatataattatagtttcCAAATAATTGTAGTCTAACCTTTACCTGTTGCAGCTTGCAGCTCTGTATATGGGAGTGTGCTTTCTGAAATATTTGACAATGGTTCAACTCAACAACGTACAATCAATTGATCCCCT comes from the Nilaparvata lugens isolate BPH chromosome 1, ASM1435652v1, whole genome shotgun sequence genome and includes:
- the LOC111047507 gene encoding gamma-aminobutyric acid receptor-associated protein, which translates into the protein MKFQYKEEQPFEKRKSEGEKVRRKYPDRVPVIVEKAPKARIGDLDKKKYLVPSDLTVGQFYFLIRKRVHLRPEDALFFFVNNVIPPTSATMGSLYQEHHEEDFFLYIAYSDENVYGNNF